The following coding sequences lie in one Microvirga sp. 17 mud 1-3 genomic window:
- a CDS encoding ribonucleotide-diphosphate reductase subunit beta, with product MLDLADTRAAAPASLTPTGLGDIDRQGRRVTVDDKAMINCRADVNQLLPLKYKWAWEKYLAACNNHWMPTEVSMHADIALWKAKDGLTEDERRMIKRNLGFFAASESLVANNIVLAIYRHLTNPECRQYLLRQAFEEAVHTHTFQYIVESLGLDEGELFNMYREVPSITDKAAWALRHTRHLDDPSFGTGTPERDRDFLRDLVAFYVVFEGMWFYTGFAQILALGRRNKMVGIAEQYQYILRDESLHLNFGIDVINQIRAENPHLWTTEFQDEIRGMLTEAAELEAAYGRDTMPRGFLGLNAAQCEQYMHFIANRRCAQLGLAPVFAPTENPFPWMSEAMDLKKEKNFFETRVIDYQNGGSLAWD from the coding sequence ATGCTCGACCTGGCAGACACCCGCGCAGCCGCGCCCGCCTCTCTTACGCCCACGGGACTTGGCGACATCGACCGCCAGGGGCGGCGCGTCACTGTCGACGACAAGGCGATGATCAATTGCCGCGCCGACGTGAACCAGCTCCTCCCCCTGAAATACAAATGGGCATGGGAGAAATATCTTGCCGCCTGCAACAACCATTGGATGCCGACCGAAGTCTCCATGCATGCGGACATCGCCCTCTGGAAGGCCAAGGACGGGCTGACAGAAGACGAAAGACGCATGATCAAGCGCAATCTCGGCTTCTTCGCGGCTTCCGAATCCCTCGTGGCCAACAACATTGTGCTCGCCATCTATAGGCACCTCACGAACCCCGAATGCCGGCAATACCTGCTGCGTCAGGCCTTCGAGGAGGCGGTCCATACGCATACATTCCAATACATCGTCGAGAGCCTCGGCCTCGACGAGGGTGAGTTGTTCAATATGTACCGGGAGGTCCCGTCGATCACCGACAAGGCCGCCTGGGCGCTCCGGCACACCCGCCATCTCGACGATCCGTCATTCGGCACCGGCACGCCGGAGCGCGACCGGGATTTCCTGCGCGACCTCGTGGCGTTCTACGTGGTGTTCGAGGGGATGTGGTTCTACACGGGCTTTGCGCAGATCCTGGCCCTGGGGCGGCGCAACAAGATGGTCGGCATTGCCGAGCAGTATCAGTACATCCTGCGCGACGAGAGCCTGCATCTGAATTTCGGGATCGACGTGATCAACCAGATCAGGGCCGAGAACCCGCATCTCTGGACGACGGAATTCCAGGACGAGATCCGGGGAATGCTCACCGAGGCGGCGGAGCTCGAGGCGGCCTACGGTCGGGACACCATGCCGCGCGGATTCCTGGGCCTCAACGCGGCCCAGTGCGAGCAGTACATGCATTTCATCGCCAACCGGCGATGCGCCCAGCTCGGCCTCGCGCCGGTCTTTGCGCCGACCGAGAACCCCTTCCCGTGGATGTCGGAGGCCATGGACCTGAAGAAGGAGAAGAACTTCTTCGAGACCCGGGTCATCGACTACCAGAACGGCGGCTCCCTGGCCTGGGATTGA